CCCCAGATCAATTTATTCACAATCGATAATAAACCATTTGTAATTAACATTACACGTTTTATTCCGATCGAGGTTAAACATTTTAAGTTGCCCGTGCTCGGATTCCGGATCGGTGATTTTACATATATAACCGACGCGAATTTTATTTCAGAGGAAGTGAAAGAAAAGATAAAAGGTTCGAAAGTACTGGTGCTGAATGCACTCCGCCGGGAACATCATGTTTCTCACTATACATTGGAACAAGCCATTGAATTGGCAAAGGAGCTAAAACCGGAAAAGGCTTACTTTACACACATCAGCCATCAATTGGGTCTCCATTCGGAAGTTGAAAAAGAATTACCTCCGGGTATTTTTCTCGCCTACGATGGTTTGCGTTTGGAATTATGATCTTCTGAACTTATTGAATAGACATCCTGGTATTCACTATTGTCAGTATCACAGGGGGTATCCAGGAAATTATTCTCATTGAAGTCCGATACAAATTCGCCCTTTTCATCAAGCTGAAAATAAAAACGAATATTCTCAATTCCATTAATGCTCAGCGGAGTGTCGGTACGATAAACATCAACAGGGCGGTCTGTAATAATATAGCTGTATTGGTACCTGGTCAATTTATATAACAGTAGCGATTCAATGTTAAAATAAAGTGTATCATACCCATTTTTCTTCAGCCAAACATTATAATTATCCTTCCATTTTTTCAATTTTATCTTAAGCATCGTTTCATACGATTCATCCAATACCAGGGGTGAAGTCCGTTTCAGGTGGTTGAGTCTGCGTTTACAGCTATCCGGTTCATAGTCGCCACTATTAATGAATTCGCTGACATCCACCGGCATAGGCATCATATTGTTCATCTCGTATTTCTGCTGTTTGCAGCTATTGATAAACATATAACCAAGCAGGATACAAGCTGTAATGGAAAGGCGCTTCATTAAAGTATGATTTTTATTATTGAGTAAAAATAGTCAAAAACCATATGCATATAGCAATAAAAAGGGAGGCCCCGAATATTCAGAGCCTCCCTTGATTTAAATTAACAGTTTAATTTATTTACTGCATTCTCCGCAACCTGCAGATCCGCAATTGCTGCAATCATTGCAGTCGGAACATTCACAGGTTTGGCAATCACATGTACTGCAGCAGCAGCTGTCAGTTGATCTTGCATTCAATGCGTAAATAGTGGCGGTAGCCATCATTAAGACAGCAGTACCGAATATTATCATTTTCTTTTTCATTTTTTTTAGTTTTAAAACCTGCCTTTATATTTGTTTTGGTGGAGCAGGTAAGGTTAATTATTCTTTTCTTTTATACTGGCAACACTCATGCAGGTTAGCATAAGCGCTATCATCACCCTTCATTTTCTCTGTATCATAACCTGCATTGGCTATCTGCTTATGGATATCAGCAAGGGTTACCGCAAGTGTATCGTATTTCACCC
This genomic stretch from Bacteroidota bacterium harbors:
- a CDS encoding MBL fold metallo-hydrolase, translating into MQVTFLGTGTSQGVPVVACPCIVCRSKDPKDNRLRSSILVEDGGKVYVIDTGPDFRYQMLRAGVKSLDAVIFTHEHKDHIAGFDDIRAFNYVLKKKIDVYATERVQQAMKREFAYIFDGTDYPGIPQINLFTIDNKPFVINITRFIPIEVKHFKLPVLGFRIGDFTYITDANFISEEVKEKIKGSKVLVLNALRREHHVSHYTLEQAIELAKELKPEKAYFTHISHQLGLHSEVEKELPPGIFLAYDGLRLEL